A single region of the Desulfonatronovibrio hydrogenovorans DSM 9292 genome encodes:
- a CDS encoding calcium/sodium antiporter, which produces MELIINLAYILASAGLLWFGAVWIVDSASAIARRFRLSELTIGLTIVALGTSLPEFLVTVTAAFRGLGDISLSNIIGSNIFNLGIILGIAALIGPITASKTLIRRDALFLLFLTISVLIMMLDLRLGRWAGFFLIFVFVSYNALIFFRGARLGMDLEVPGQRKAAARDYWKICLGFAMIAAGGHFMVEGASSLAGLMGISQWAIGATIVAAGTSLPELVTCLVAAIRGKNDMLLGNLIGSDIFNFAGVLGLTCLLNPITMSASAIPSMLTLLGMVVLVMFFMRTGFRITRMEGAVLVLISLARWTLDFRIF; this is translated from the coding sequence ATGGAACTGATCATTAACCTGGCATACATCCTGGCCAGTGCCGGACTGCTCTGGTTCGGGGCGGTCTGGATAGTGGACAGCGCCTCAGCCATAGCCAGAAGGTTCAGGCTCTCAGAGCTGACCATCGGGCTGACCATTGTGGCCCTGGGAACCTCCCTGCCCGAATTCCTGGTCACAGTCACAGCCGCCTTCAGGGGTTTGGGCGACATCTCCCTTTCCAACATCATCGGCTCCAACATCTTCAACCTGGGCATCATCCTGGGAATCGCCGCCCTTATCGGTCCCATAACTGCCAGTAAAACCCTGATCCGCCGGGATGCACTGTTTTTGCTCTTTCTGACTATTTCTGTTTTGATCATGATGCTCGACCTTCGCCTGGGCAGGTGGGCCGGATTCTTTCTGATTTTTGTCTTTGTCTCCTACAACGCCCTGATCTTTTTCCGGGGAGCCAGACTGGGCATGGATCTGGAAGTCCCGGGACAGAGAAAGGCTGCGGCCCGGGATTACTGGAAAATATGTCTTGGGTTCGCCATGATTGCGGCTGGAGGGCATTTCATGGTTGAAGGGGCCTCCAGCCTGGCCGGTCTCATGGGAATAAGCCAGTGGGCCATCGGAGCGACCATTGTGGCTGCCGGCACTTCCCTGCCTGAGCTTGTCACCTGCCTGGTTGCGGCCATCCGGGGCAAAAACGACATGCTTCTAGGCAACCTGATCGGCAGCGATATTTTCAATTTTGCCGGGGTCCTGGGCTTGACCTGTCTTTTGAATCCCATCACCATGTCCGCTTCAGCCATTCCCAGCATGCTGACCCTCCTGGGAATGGTGGTCCTGGTGATGTTTTTCATGCGGACCGGGTTCAGGATAACCCGCATGGAAGGAGCAGTGCTGGTTCTCATCAGCCTGGCCCGCTGGACCCTGGATTTCCGGATCTTCTGA
- a CDS encoding tRNA (5-methylaminomethyl-2-thiouridylate)-methyltransferase: MKKNSTSSYDGLALFSGGLDSILAARIIQEQGLRVLGLHFVSPFFGHPGKIREWEDLYQIPLKMVDVSSEFVNMLCQGPAHGLGKTLNPCIDCKILMLTRARQLLKDFGADFIISGEVIGQRPMSQRRDALDIIKRDADVKDVLVRALSARLLPPTGPEQSGLIDREKLGAVSGRGRKEQLRMARKFGISPIPTPAGGCLLTEKESAKRYLPVLISKKMPGPADLHLANTGRQLWHKNHWLCIGRNQDDNARLASLADQSDYLIKLKSFPGPLGLARPLDSTPWPEQVLESACRLMSGFSPKARQSGLPVQVLIRQGDQTREIQVGPDQPDPDLVWTEPIWDQDLVQTFKTIQEKSPPADTQDGTDH, translated from the coding sequence ATGAAAAAGAACTCTACCAGCAGCTATGACGGGCTGGCCCTGTTTTCAGGCGGGCTGGACTCCATCCTGGCGGCCAGAATAATCCAGGAGCAGGGGCTGCGGGTCCTGGGGCTCCACTTTGTCTCCCCCTTTTTCGGTCATCCCGGAAAAATCAGGGAATGGGAGGATCTTTATCAAATCCCGCTGAAGATGGTGGATGTCTCCAGTGAGTTTGTGAACATGCTCTGCCAGGGTCCGGCCCATGGCCTGGGCAAAACCCTGAATCCCTGCATTGACTGCAAGATCCTCATGCTCACCAGGGCCAGACAGCTGCTCAAGGATTTCGGGGCTGACTTCATTATTTCCGGCGAGGTCATTGGTCAGCGGCCCATGTCCCAGCGCAGGGACGCCCTGGATATAATCAAGCGGGATGCTGATGTTAAGGATGTCCTTGTCCGGGCCCTTTCAGCCAGACTCCTTCCTCCGACAGGACCAGAGCAGTCCGGGCTCATTGACCGGGAAAAACTCGGAGCCGTCTCTGGCCGGGGAAGAAAGGAACAGCTCCGTATGGCCCGGAAATTCGGGATATCTCCCATCCCAACACCGGCCGGGGGCTGTCTGCTGACTGAAAAAGAGTCAGCCAAGCGCTACCTTCCTGTTCTCATATCCAAAAAAATGCCCGGACCAGCTGATCTGCACCTGGCTAATACTGGAAGACAGCTCTGGCATAAAAACCACTGGCTCTGCATCGGCCGCAACCAGGATGACAACGCCCGCCTTGCCAGCCTGGCAGACCAGAGCGACTACCTGATAAAGCTTAAATCTTTTCCCGGCCCCCTTGGCCTGGCCAGGCCCCTGGACAGCACTCCCTGGCCGGAACAGGTCCTGGAAAGTGCCTGCCGGTTAATGAGCGGTTTTTCCCCCAAGGCCAGGCAGTCAGGCCTGCCGGTTCAGGTCCTGATCAGGCAGGGTGACCAGACCCGGGAAATCCAGGTTGGGCCGGACCAGCCAGATCCTGATCTGGTGTGGACTGAACCGATCTGGGACCAGGACCTGGTCCAAACCTTCAAAACAATCCAGGAGAAATCGCCCCCAGCGGACACCCAAGATGGAACTGATCATTAA
- a CDS encoding ion transporter, protein MWISEQDKNREQRATSSRVIIMEESMGTVSPVRARVRSLVEGRRFQNLVMAVIIINGVVLGLETSEAAMELAGPALLKIDSLCLSFFIIEILLKIYALRSRFFRDGWNIFDFLVVGISLVPHQAGLSVLRSLRVLRVMRMISILPTMRRVVAAMLHALPGVGSVAGIVGILFYVGSVICTKLFGQAHPEWFGSVGASLYTLFQIMTLESWSMGIVRPVMETHPQAWLFFVPFILVTTYTVINLVVGIIVSAMEERSIEDGTKQDPAVVLGRLEKRLDSLDEKLTILTRDRRD, encoded by the coding sequence TTGTGGATCAGTGAGCAGGACAAGAACCGGGAACAACGCGCAACCAGCAGCAGGGTGATCATTATGGAAGAATCTATGGGCACGGTGTCGCCGGTCAGGGCCAGGGTCAGGAGTCTGGTGGAGGGACGCCGGTTTCAGAATCTGGTTATGGCTGTAATCATAATCAATGGCGTGGTGCTGGGTCTTGAAACGTCTGAAGCGGCCATGGAGCTGGCCGGGCCTGCTTTGCTGAAGATTGATTCCCTGTGCCTGAGTTTTTTCATCATTGAGATTTTGCTGAAGATATATGCCCTGCGCAGCCGTTTTTTCCGGGATGGGTGGAACATATTTGATTTCCTGGTGGTGGGCATCTCCCTGGTTCCCCATCAGGCCGGTCTTTCAGTCTTGCGTTCCCTCAGGGTGCTGCGGGTGATGCGCATGATTTCAATCCTCCCCACCATGCGCAGGGTGGTGGCAGCCATGCTGCACGCCCTGCCCGGAGTCGGTTCTGTAGCCGGGATTGTGGGAATCCTGTTTTACGTGGGTTCGGTGATCTGCACCAAGCTCTTTGGCCAGGCCCATCCGGAATGGTTCGGCTCTGTGGGGGCCTCTCTTTACACCCTGTTTCAGATCATGACCCTGGAGAGCTGGTCCATGGGCATAGTCCGTCCGGTCATGGAGACCCATCCCCAGGCCTGGCTCTTTTTTGTCCCCTTTATCCTGGTCACCACCTACACGGTCATCAACCTGGTTGTAGGTATTATTGTCAGCGCCATGGAAGAGAGATCCATTGAAGACGGCACAAAGCAGGACCCGGCTGTGGTCCTTGGCCGACTGGAAAAGCGCCTGGACAGCCTGGATGAAAAGCTGACCATCCTGACCCGGGACCGCCGGGATTGA
- a CDS encoding helix-turn-helix transcriptional regulator, which translates to MMDEKEHIFRLLEQVAQALSAMFPKNMEVVVHDVSRPNSSIRHISGNVTGRSKGGPVTDLVVRSLHVEGNKCRDSHNYRTTSSDGRALKSSTVFIRDREGEVFAVFCINLDLTDYLNASRALEMFTAVTSDFNGQGRVETFSSSISETIESLIDQAVAKTGREPSTMSMDERIRTVAELGNSGVFKIKGGIDLVALRLGVSKCTIYNYLKKIETDQMAGRI; encoded by the coding sequence ATGATGGATGAGAAAGAGCATATCTTCAGGCTGCTGGAGCAGGTGGCTCAGGCCTTGTCAGCCATGTTTCCCAAAAATATGGAAGTGGTGGTGCACGACGTATCCCGGCCCAACAGTTCCATCCGGCATATTTCAGGCAATGTCACCGGCCGCAGCAAAGGGGGGCCGGTGACTGATCTGGTGGTCAGGTCTCTGCATGTGGAAGGAAACAAATGCAGGGATAGTCACAATTACAGGACCACCAGCAGTGACGGCCGGGCCCTTAAGTCCAGCACGGTCTTTATCCGGGACAGGGAGGGAGAGGTTTTTGCGGTATTCTGCATCAACCTGGACCTGACCGACTATCTTAATGCCTCCAGGGCCCTGGAAATGTTTACTGCCGTGACCTCTGACTTCAATGGCCAGGGCCGGGTGGAGACCTTTTCCAGTTCCATCTCTGAAACCATAGAATCCCTGATAGACCAGGCTGTGGCCAAGACAGGCCGGGAACCATCCACCATGTCCATGGACGAGCGGATCAGGACCGTGGCTGAACTGGGCAACAGCGGGGTGTTCAAGATCAAGGGGGGTATTGATCTGGTGGCCCTGCGCCTGGGCGTTTCCAAGTGTACCATATATAATTATTTGAAAAAAATAGAAACTGATCAAATGGCTGGTCGGATTTAA
- a CDS encoding RidA family protein, with protein MKSVKSLIPVATDQAPSAIGPYSQGVVAGDLLFVSGQLPIDPATGDLVKGDIAAQAAQCLDNVSAIAAEAGTDLNRAVKFSIFLTDMADFAAVNEVYASYFQDIFPARSAFQVSALPKNAAIEMEAVLAL; from the coding sequence ATGAAGAGTGTCAAGTCCCTGATTCCTGTGGCAACAGATCAGGCCCCATCAGCCATAGGCCCTTATTCCCAGGGTGTGGTGGCTGGAGATCTGCTTTTTGTGTCCGGCCAGCTGCCTATTGACCCGGCAACAGGCGACCTTGTAAAGGGAGACATCGCAGCCCAGGCCGCACAATGTCTGGATAATGTCTCAGCCATTGCTGCTGAAGCTGGAACTGATCTGAACCGGGCTGTGAAATTTTCCATCTTTTTAACGGACATGGCTGACTTTGCAGCAGTCAATGAAGTTTACGCCAGTTATTTCCAGGACATATTTCCTGCCAGATCCGCATTCCAGGTCTCGGCCCTGCCCAAAAATGCAGCCATAGAAATGGAAGCTGTGCTGGCCCTTTAA
- a CDS encoding D-cysteine desulfhydrase, which yields MNLARFPRRRYTEGRTPIEFLPRFTSAVGGPDIYIKRDDLLGLTAGGNKTRKLEFLVADALEQGADTLITCGAVQSNHCRLTLAAAVKEGLKCRLVLEERVPGSYKQDASGNNFLFNLLGVEKITVVPAGSDMAGEMAKVADELAAEGRQGYVIPGGGSNPIGATGYVACAQEIQDQLFERALVIDRLCVASGSAGTHAGLVTGFIGCNMNIPVVGIGVSRDPEDQDPLVHELAVKTAARVGISQDIPGEAVVTFGDYWRPKYSVPNKKMVEAVNLLAKTEGILLDPVYTGKAVAGLIDLCRKGYFKKGEKILYVHTGGSPALYAYMGPVLGREEVAD from the coding sequence ATGAATTTAGCCAGGTTTCCCCGGCGCAGGTACACTGAGGGCCGGACCCCCATTGAGTTTCTGCCCAGGTTTACTTCAGCTGTCGGCGGACCGGACATCTATATCAAAAGGGACGATCTGCTGGGTCTTACAGCAGGAGGGAACAAGACCAGGAAGCTGGAGTTTCTCGTGGCCGATGCCCTGGAGCAGGGTGCGGACACCCTGATTACCTGCGGAGCGGTCCAGTCCAACCATTGCCGTCTGACCCTGGCTGCTGCGGTCAAGGAAGGACTCAAGTGCAGGCTGGTCCTGGAAGAGAGGGTCCCAGGGAGCTACAAGCAGGATGCTTCAGGTAACAACTTTCTGTTCAACCTGTTGGGCGTGGAAAAAATTACCGTTGTTCCGGCTGGTTCGGACATGGCCGGAGAAATGGCCAAAGTGGCTGATGAACTGGCTGCAGAAGGCAGGCAGGGCTATGTCATTCCAGGCGGAGGTTCCAATCCCATCGGCGCTACCGGTTATGTGGCCTGCGCCCAGGAGATTCAGGACCAGCTGTTTGAAAGGGCATTGGTCATAGACAGGCTTTGCGTGGCCTCGGGCTCGGCCGGTACCCATGCCGGTCTGGTTACCGGTTTTATTGGATGCAATATGAATATCCCGGTGGTGGGCATCGGGGTGAGCAGGGATCCGGAAGATCAGGACCCCCTGGTCCATGAGCTGGCGGTCAAGACCGCTGCCAGGGTGGGGATCAGTCAGGACATTCCCGGGGAGGCAGTGGTGACCTTTGGGGATTACTGGCGGCCCAAGTATTCAGTCCCCAACAAAAAGATGGTGGAAGCGGTGAATCTCCTGGCCAAAACAGAAGGAATCCTTTTGGACCCGGTTTATACCGGCAAGGCTGTGGCCGGGCTCATTGACCTGTGCCGCAAGGGGTACTTTAAAAAAGGGGAAAAGATCCTCTACGTGCACACCGGAGGTTCTCCAGCCCTTTATGCCTATATGGGGCCGGTGCTGGGCCGGGAGGAAGTTGCTGATTAG
- a CDS encoding aspartate/glutamate racemase family protein: MMIEKVVGILGGMGPEATVDLMNRVIRATPAKDDLDHIRMVVDNNPKVPSRIKALIEGTGPSPGPCLQEMARKLEQWGVDFLAMPCNTAHFYHREVQEAVSIPVLDMISLSVEAVTRAVPGIDRFGLVASTAVVNLKIYENAFARKGVAQVVPEAEFQNGLMAAIRTIKTGKHGSEVIQATQRAGENLEKNGAQALLIACTELSIISRDIRARIPVFDAAQILAETIVKEAR, encoded by the coding sequence ATGATGATTGAAAAAGTGGTTGGAATCCTGGGCGGAATGGGTCCTGAGGCCACCGTGGATCTGATGAACAGGGTCATCCGGGCCACCCCGGCCAAAGATGATCTGGATCACATCCGGATGGTGGTGGACAATAATCCCAAGGTCCCCTCCCGGATCAAGGCCCTGATTGAAGGCACCGGTCCCAGTCCTGGTCCCTGCCTGCAGGAGATGGCCCGCAAGCTCGAGCAGTGGGGAGTGGACTTTCTGGCCATGCCCTGCAATACCGCTCATTTTTACCACAGGGAAGTCCAGGAGGCAGTTTCCATCCCGGTCCTGGACATGATCAGCCTGAGTGTTGAAGCCGTGACCAGGGCTGTACCGGGAATAGACAGGTTCGGCCTTGTTGCATCCACAGCAGTGGTCAATCTGAAAATTTACGAGAATGCCTTTGCCCGGAAAGGGGTTGCCCAGGTCGTGCCTGAGGCTGAGTTTCAGAACGGACTCATGGCGGCCATCCGGACCATCAAGACCGGCAAGCACGGTTCTGAGGTTATCCAGGCCACCCAGAGGGCCGGGGAGAATCTGGAAAAAAACGGAGCCCAGGCCCTGCTCATAGCCTGCACTGAACTTTCCATCATCAGCAGGGATATCCGGGCCCGGATCCCGGTCTTTGACGCAGCCCAGATCCTGGCTGAAACCATAGTCAAGGAGGCCCGTTAA
- a CDS encoding dicarboxylate/amino acid:cation symporter, which translates to MRLATKILIGLVAGIIVGLLMQGMQDFAVNYIRPFGDMFIRLIMMIIVPLVLSTLVVGAATTGDVRKLGRMGGKTVAFYLATTAFAVSIGILLANIFRPGRGLDLPVDAQYAGREAPPLIDVIINVIPRNPIQAMSDGAMLQIIVFALFLGVAISLVGKKAEPVKNFFDGFAEVMYKITGIVMQVAPYGVFALIVPVVATNGPAVLLPLGKVIGVMYLAVIIHALIVYTLVIKGFTKITLPEFYKGILPAQLIAFSTCSSGATLPATIKCTQENLGVSRGTASFVLPLGATINMDGSAIYQGVAALFVAQVYALDLTLGQQLTVVLTGTLASIGAAGVPGAGLIILTMVLTSVGLPMEGIALIAGIDRILDMARTTLNITGDAAAAAFVDSTEQKHDLAASAKADASSA; encoded by the coding sequence GTGCGGTTAGCTACAAAAATTTTGATCGGTCTGGTTGCAGGTATTATTGTCGGCCTGCTCATGCAGGGCATGCAGGACTTTGCAGTCAATTACATCCGGCCCTTTGGGGACATGTTCATCCGTTTGATTATGATGATCATTGTTCCTTTGGTTCTGTCCACCCTGGTGGTGGGTGCGGCCACCACCGGTGATGTGCGCAAGCTGGGCAGAATGGGCGGCAAGACAGTGGCTTTTTACCTGGCCACTACAGCCTTTGCCGTGTCCATAGGCATTCTTCTGGCCAATATTTTCAGGCCGGGCCGGGGTCTGGACCTTCCGGTGGACGCCCAGTACGCAGGCCGGGAAGCACCGCCCCTTATTGATGTGATCATCAATGTTATTCCCAGAAACCCGATCCAGGCCATGTCCGACGGAGCCATGCTCCAGATAATTGTCTTTGCCCTGTTTTTGGGAGTGGCCATCTCCCTGGTGGGCAAAAAGGCCGAGCCGGTCAAGAACTTTTTTGACGGCTTTGCCGAGGTCATGTATAAGATCACCGGAATAGTGATGCAGGTCGCTCCCTACGGTGTCTTTGCCCTTATCGTGCCTGTGGTGGCCACCAATGGCCCGGCCGTACTTCTGCCCCTGGGCAAGGTCATCGGAGTCATGTATCTGGCGGTCATCATCCATGCCCTGATCGTTTACACCCTGGTCATAAAAGGGTTTACCAAGATCACCCTGCCTGAGTTCTACAAGGGCATACTGCCGGCCCAGCTCATTGCCTTTTCCACCTGCAGCAGCGGAGCCACCCTGCCGGCAACCATCAAGTGTACCCAGGAAAACCTGGGCGTTTCCAGAGGCACGGCCAGCTTTGTCCTTCCCCTGGGCGCCACCATCAATATGGACGGCTCAGCCATCTACCAGGGCGTTGCAGCCCTGTTCGTGGCCCAGGTCTATGCCCTGGATCTGACCCTGGGACAGCAGCTGACCGTTGTCCTGACCGGAACCCTGGCCTCCATTGGTGCGGCCGGAGTACCTGGAGCCGGTCTGATCATCCTGACCATGGTCCTGACCTCAGTAGGCCTGCCCATGGAGGGCATAGCCCTGATTGCAGGTATTGACCGGATTCTGGACATGGCCAGGACCACCCTGAACATTACCGGTGACGCTGCAGCTGCAGCATTTGTGGACTCCACCGAGCAGAAGCACGATTTAGCCGCATCAGCCAAGGCTGATGCATCTTCTGCCTGA
- a CDS encoding DUF697 domain-containing protein has protein sequence MSEKKEYPPALGDPFDHPGPDSGLEHARDHPEEALDSNQASDKPLQDKERRNDSGLGSPDFEPDSEQVKRIDPVSREEINQLRQEQEEFQRQFEEKILELEKTGIRIPRFFYSFMLWSLIFAGSLIGLLLLSQGIRLASQISVLAFPWNLLTALGALFFLSLIIMAGAKALKGFLVLKKHSKIDLKTLNALARRRRFRYLAEKKKEEAREVLKEYLREYPADDVQKTIPGLDREAVDRLRAHKKQLLEDQGWMEADQWLKKMDETFARILDNAARKRTRTYIRTVGLGTAASPVKFIDQFIVLYASLRLISELMVIYNLKPAPGQSATILARAIIQAYLGGVIGEQAEAGFEAFSDYYEEIYGEVTTVSGISAASEAARKIMPKMGEGALNSFLIWRLARQARKMLRPL, from the coding sequence GTGAGCGAAAAAAAAGAATACCCCCCTGCCCTGGGAGACCCTTTTGACCATCCAGGTCCGGACTCCGGGCTGGAACATGCCCGGGATCATCCGGAAGAAGCTTTGGACAGCAACCAGGCCTCAGACAAACCTTTGCAAGATAAGGAAAGAAGAAATGATTCCGGCCTGGGCAGTCCGGACTTTGAGCCGGATTCTGAACAGGTCAAAAGGATTGACCCGGTTTCCAGGGAGGAAATAAACCAGCTCCGCCAGGAGCAGGAAGAATTTCAGAGACAGTTTGAAGAAAAGATCCTGGAACTGGAAAAGACCGGCATCAGGATTCCCAGGTTCTTTTACAGCTTTATGCTCTGGAGCCTGATTTTTGCTGGCTCCCTTATCGGCCTCTTGCTGCTCAGTCAGGGCATCAGGCTGGCCTCCCAGATCTCAGTCCTTGCCTTTCCCTGGAACTTGCTGACAGCTCTGGGGGCTCTTTTTTTCTTATCCCTGATAATCATGGCTGGGGCCAAGGCCTTGAAAGGCTTTCTGGTTCTGAAAAAACACTCGAAAATAGACCTGAAGACCCTGAATGCCCTGGCCAGAAGAAGGAGATTCAGGTATCTGGCTGAAAAGAAAAAGGAAGAGGCCAGGGAGGTATTAAAAGAATATCTCAGGGAATACCCGGCAGACGATGTTCAGAAGACCATTCCCGGCCTGGACCGGGAAGCAGTAGACAGGCTCAGGGCCCATAAAAAACAGCTCCTGGAGGACCAGGGCTGGATGGAGGCCGACCAATGGCTGAAAAAAATGGATGAAACCTTTGCCCGAATCCTGGATAACGCAGCCCGGAAAAGGACCAGGACCTATATCCGGACCGTTGGGCTGGGCACTGCTGCCTCTCCGGTCAAGTTCATTGACCAGTTCATTGTCCTTTACGCCTCTTTAAGACTTATAAGTGAACTCATGGTCATCTACAATCTCAAACCAGCCCCTGGTCAGTCAGCCACCATCCTGGCCCGGGCCATCATCCAGGCCTACCTGGGCGGGGTCATTGGAGAACAGGCTGAAGCCGGATTTGAAGCCTTTTCTGATTATTACGAAGAGATTTACGGAGAAGTGACCACTGTATCCGGAATCTCAGCTGCATCCGAAGCAGCCCGCAAGATCATGCCCAAGATGGGGGAAGGGGCCCTGAACAGTTTTCTGATCTGGCGACTGGCCCGGCAGGCCCGAAAAATGCTGCGCCCCCTTTAG
- a CDS encoding YcjX family protein has protein sequence MNLRQHNKIAVTGIAGGGKTVFLTSLLSHLAEFGQGGFHIGKGADITGFRRLPDRGSWPAPFLFSNHRQDLARGRWPEKTTDCSQYVCQFQRSDWKLFSQKMTFFDFPGERVADAAIAAFSSFADWSEHILAHFARHHDYARAARSYLEQVQQDSISRDTLLTSYRETLARLILAYKPLISPSTFLLDRKGRAASPGSAREIAQARVSGLSRASQFAPLPARLRRKNPGLVQEMASAYTRYRKEVALPVFERISRTGTLVVLVDIPSLLAGGVGRYNDNRQILIDLFEMLRPGSSIGSQLLKHLRFWEKSLDRVAFVAAKADLVHPMDIENKRLVSLLKLLADRARRMLPGIEHEWFVCSACRSTFPVQGVRRLKGRLVYNNPEKEFREFDVPELPPAWPETWKPGEFPFYRVYPDAPENHLIPPRHLGLDRIFEFISR, from the coding sequence ATGAACCTCAGGCAGCACAACAAAATAGCTGTAACCGGCATTGCTGGAGGCGGAAAGACCGTGTTTCTGACTTCCCTTCTTTCCCATCTGGCTGAATTCGGCCAGGGCGGATTTCATATTGGCAAAGGGGCTGACATAACCGGCTTTAGAAGACTGCCGGACCGGGGCTCATGGCCTGCTCCCTTTTTATTTTCCAATCACCGCCAGGACCTGGCCAGGGGGAGATGGCCGGAAAAGACCACTGATTGTTCACAGTATGTCTGCCAGTTCCAGCGGTCCGACTGGAAACTCTTTTCCCAGAAAATGACCTTTTTTGATTTTCCAGGAGAACGAGTGGCAGACGCAGCCATTGCCGCCTTCAGCAGTTTTGCAGACTGGTCCGAGCACATCCTGGCTCACTTTGCCCGGCACCATGACTATGCCCGGGCTGCACGGTCCTATCTGGAACAGGTCCAGCAGGACAGCATCTCCCGGGACACCCTTCTGACCAGCTACCGGGAGACCCTGGCCCGGCTGATCCTGGCCTACAAACCCCTGATTTCACCGTCCACCTTTCTCCTGGACAGAAAGGGCCGGGCTGCTTCTCCGGGCTCTGCCAGGGAAATTGCCCAGGCCCGGGTATCAGGGCTGTCCAGGGCCAGCCAGTTTGCTCCCCTGCCTGCCAGGCTCCGCCGGAAGAACCCCGGGCTGGTTCAGGAAATGGCCTCTGCCTATACCAGGTACAGAAAGGAAGTAGCCCTGCCTGTCTTTGAAAGGATATCCCGGACCGGGACCCTGGTGGTGCTGGTGGACATCCCGTCTCTTTTGGCCGGAGGCGTGGGCCGGTATAATGACAACCGCCAGATCCTCATTGACCTTTTTGAAATGCTCAGGCCCGGTTCAAGCATTGGTTCCCAGCTTTTGAAACACTTGAGATTCTGGGAAAAAAGCCTTGACCGGGTGGCCTTTGTGGCAGCCAAGGCAGACCTGGTTCACCCCATGGACATTGAAAACAAGAGACTGGTGTCCCTGCTTAAACTGCTGGCTGACCGGGCCAGAAGGATGCTGCCCGGAATTGAACATGAATGGTTTGTGTGCAGTGCATGCCGGTCCACCTTTCCGGTCCAGGGGGTCCGTCGGCTCAAAGGCAGGCTGGTTTACAACAATCCGGAAAAGGAATTCAGGGAGTTTGACGTGCCTGAGCTGCCCCCGGCCTGGCCGGAAACCTGGAAACCCGGTGAATTCCCTTTTTACAGGGTCTACCCGGATGCTCCGGAAAACCATCTCATCCCGCCCAGACACCTTGGTCTTGACCGGATCTTTGAATTCATCTCCAGATAA
- a CDS encoding CopG family transcriptional regulator, with protein sequence MATPAKRATVYFDPSIHKALKLKSIETSKSISELVNEAVKAALAEDAEDVAAFEERANEPLISFSEMLKRLKKDGSI encoded by the coding sequence ATGGCAACACCAGCAAAAAGAGCGACCGTGTATTTCGATCCTTCCATACACAAAGCCCTGAAATTAAAATCAATAGAAACATCGAAATCAATTTCAGAACTTGTCAATGAGGCAGTCAAGGCGGCACTTGCAGAGGATGCTGAGGATGTAGCTGCATTCGAGGAAAGGGCGAATGAGCCGTTGATCAGTTTTTCCGAAATGCTTAAAAGGCTGAAAAAAGATGGGAGCATATGA
- a CDS encoding type II toxin-antitoxin system RelE family toxin, protein MGAYELFFRESVWKELKKIPKSDLKKILSRIEQLGNDPRPMGCEKLTGHELYRIRQGNYRIVYSIQDNELTVWVVKVGHRKNVYR, encoded by the coding sequence ATGGGAGCATATGAACTATTTTTCAGGGAATCGGTTTGGAAAGAACTCAAAAAGATACCCAAATCCGATCTGAAAAAAATCCTTTCCCGAATTGAGCAACTTGGAAATGATCCTCGGCCTATGGGGTGCGAAAAACTCACAGGCCATGAACTGTACAGAATTCGTCAAGGGAATTATCGGATCGTGTATTCGATTCAGGATAACGAGCTTACGGTATGGGTGGTTAAGGTCGGCCATCGCAAAAATGTATATCGCTGA